One genomic region from Bacillus marinisedimentorum encodes:
- a CDS encoding beta-galactosidase — protein sequence MKKTYPTIQKHVKGFMHGGDYNPDQWLRYPDIIKEDFRLMKLANTNTFSVNIFGWSAIEPEEEKYQFEWLDQIMDEMAARGMHVILATPSGARPAWLSQKYPEVLRVEANRQRNLHGLRHNHCFTSPVYREKTEKLNRVLAERYKDHPALIMWHVSNEYGGECHCDLCQDSFRNWLKERYNNNLDELNHAWWTGFWSHTFNDWSQIESPAPHGEHLVHGHNLDWRRFVTDQTIDFYKNEIGPLKEITPDIPVTTNFMGGYPHMKPYLGLNYDKFAKEVDVVSWDSYPAWHGKYQETWELAADVGFVHDLFRSLKDGQPFMLIESTPSLVNWHEVNKPKRPGMHFLSSMQAIAHGSNSVMYFQWRKGRGGSEKFHGAVVDHAGHEHNRVFREVAELGEALDRIGEVTPTTVDADVAVIFDWENDWAINDAQALKNGNKGYSKACQDHYKAFWKKGIPVDVISMEKDFSKYKLLIAPMLYMVRPGVAERIEKFVADGGTFVATYWSGIADEHDLAFLGGFPGPLRNVLGIWSEEIDTLYGNEYNEVSFDSDNGPGLCGKYKATDYCEVIHPESARAIANYEHDFYKGTPAVTENEFGEGKAYYIASNNEQAFHDEFYGKLIKHMSIKQGLVEELPEAVSVQTRTDGTNTYYFVMNFSEGNKTVQLEEGRTYDELVSRKKIENSMELEAYGVRILKETT from the coding sequence ATGAAAAAAACATATCCAACTATACAAAAACACGTGAAGGGGTTCATGCATGGCGGAGATTATAACCCTGACCAGTGGCTCCGTTATCCTGACATCATAAAAGAAGATTTCCGCTTGATGAAACTGGCGAACACGAATACCTTTTCCGTAAACATTTTTGGCTGGAGCGCGATTGAGCCGGAAGAAGAAAAGTACCAGTTTGAATGGCTGGACCAGATCATGGATGAGATGGCAGCACGGGGCATGCACGTCATTTTGGCGACCCCAAGCGGCGCCCGGCCTGCCTGGCTGTCCCAAAAGTATCCCGAGGTGCTGCGGGTTGAAGCAAACCGCCAAAGAAATTTGCACGGTTTGCGGCATAATCACTGTTTCACCTCGCCTGTTTACCGCGAAAAAACGGAAAAACTGAACAGGGTGCTGGCGGAACGGTACAAGGATCATCCGGCCCTCATCATGTGGCATGTATCCAATGAATACGGCGGCGAATGCCATTGCGATTTGTGCCAGGACTCATTCCGGAACTGGCTGAAGGAAAGATACAACAACAACCTGGATGAGCTGAATCATGCCTGGTGGACAGGCTTCTGGAGCCATACGTTCAATGACTGGTCCCAGATCGAGTCGCCCGCCCCGCATGGCGAACACCTTGTTCACGGACACAATCTCGATTGGAGACGGTTCGTGACCGACCAGACGATCGACTTTTATAAAAACGAAATCGGCCCGCTGAAGGAAATCACTCCGGATATCCCGGTTACGACGAATTTCATGGGAGGTTATCCGCATATGAAGCCATATCTCGGATTGAACTATGACAAGTTCGCGAAAGAAGTCGATGTGGTTTCATGGGACAGCTACCCGGCATGGCATGGGAAGTACCAGGAAACATGGGAGCTGGCTGCAGATGTCGGTTTCGTTCACGATCTTTTCCGTTCACTAAAAGACGGGCAGCCATTTATGCTGATTGAATCCACGCCGAGCCTTGTCAACTGGCACGAAGTTAACAAACCGAAGCGGCCGGGCATGCATTTTCTATCATCGATGCAAGCTATTGCCCATGGCTCTAATTCCGTCATGTATTTCCAGTGGCGGAAAGGCCGGGGAGGTTCTGAAAAGTTCCACGGAGCGGTTGTCGACCATGCCGGCCATGAACATAACCGCGTCTTCCGGGAAGTGGCGGAACTGGGTGAAGCACTGGACCGGATCGGGGAAGTCACGCCAACAACGGTCGATGCGGATGTGGCGGTTATTTTCGACTGGGAAAACGATTGGGCAATCAATGATGCCCAGGCGCTGAAAAACGGGAACAAGGGCTACAGCAAAGCATGCCAGGACCATTACAAAGCCTTCTGGAAAAAGGGCATTCCGGTGGATGTCATTTCCATGGAGAAGGATTTTTCAAAATATAAACTGCTGATTGCCCCAATGCTGTATATGGTGCGGCCTGGCGTGGCTGAACGGATCGAGAAGTTCGTGGCAGACGGCGGCACGTTTGTTGCCACGTACTGGAGCGGAATTGCGGATGAACATGACCTTGCCTTCCTGGGCGGTTTCCCGGGCCCGCTCCGCAATGTACTGGGAATTTGGTCGGAGGAAATTGATACGTTATATGGAAATGAATATAATGAAGTGAGTTTTGATTCAGACAATGGTCCGGGTTTGTGCGGCAAATACAAGGCAACAGACTACTGTGAGGTCATCCATCCCGAAAGCGCCCGGGCGATTGCCAATTACGAGCATGATTTTTATAAAGGCACTCCTGCTGTAACCGAGAACGAATTCGGAGAAGGAAAAGCCTACTACATCGCTTCTAATAATGAACAGGCATTCCATGATGAGTTTTATGGAAAGCTCATTAAGCACATGTCCATAAAGCAGGGGCTTGTTGAGGAATTGCCTGAGGCGGTCAGTGTGCAGACGCGTACAGACGGAACGAACACGTACTATTTTGTCATGAACTTCAGTGAAGGAAACAAAACGGTTCAGCTTGAAGAAGGCCGGACTTATGATGAGTTGGTTTCCAGAAAGAAAATCGAGAATAGCATGGAACTCGAAGCATATGGAGTACGGATTTTAAAGGAGACAACGTAA
- a CDS encoding LacI family DNA-binding transcriptional regulator encodes MATIKDIAKKAGVSISTVSRVLNYDASLSVADKTKQKIFEIAEELDYKKKTARKSLDSRIAVFNWYTEKEELDDLYYMSIRLGAEQRCQYYGLNLVKYFQNDFAEMKKEEVDGIIAIGKFSAKQVQELSQITNNIVFADYSPEGEAYDSVVTDFAKATEKVLDHFIEKGHAAIGYIGGKEKFKGESGEWVPDDREETYRTYLGGKGMLNEEAMYTGAFTVDDGYKLMEKALDEHGDNLPTAFLCGNDSLAIGALRALHAAGIAVPDRVSIIGMNDISVAKYVFPALSTIRVHTELMGETAVDFLMKRLNDDRKISRKVLVSTELVMRQSSL; translated from the coding sequence ATGGCAACGATAAAAGATATCGCAAAAAAAGCCGGCGTTTCGATTTCCACCGTTTCCAGGGTGCTCAATTATGATGCCAGCTTATCTGTAGCGGATAAAACGAAACAGAAAATTTTTGAAATCGCCGAGGAACTCGATTATAAAAAGAAAACGGCCCGGAAATCCCTGGATTCCCGCATCGCCGTTTTCAACTGGTATACGGAAAAAGAGGAACTCGACGACCTTTACTATATGTCAATCAGGCTCGGTGCTGAACAGCGCTGTCAGTATTACGGCCTGAACCTGGTGAAATATTTTCAAAATGACTTTGCCGAAATGAAAAAAGAAGAGGTCGACGGCATCATCGCGATCGGAAAATTCAGTGCCAAACAGGTGCAGGAACTGAGTCAAATCACGAACAACATCGTCTTTGCCGATTACAGCCCGGAAGGCGAAGCATACGATTCTGTCGTGACTGATTTTGCAAAAGCTACAGAAAAAGTCCTGGATCATTTCATTGAAAAAGGGCATGCGGCCATCGGCTATATCGGAGGCAAGGAAAAATTCAAAGGGGAGAGCGGCGAGTGGGTGCCTGATGACCGGGAAGAAACCTATCGAACATATCTTGGCGGGAAAGGCATGCTAAATGAAGAGGCAATGTACACGGGGGCCTTCACCGTAGACGATGGGTACAAGCTGATGGAAAAGGCACTTGACGAGCATGGAGACAACCTGCCGACCGCCTTCTTGTGCGGGAACGACTCGCTCGCGATCGGCGCACTCCGGGCCCTCCATGCCGCCGGCATCGCCGTACCTGACCGTGTCAGCATCATCGGCATGAACGACATCAGTGTCGCCAAATATGTCTTTCCAGCCTTGAGTACCATCAGGGTCCATACCGAACTAATGGGTGAAACGGCCGTAGACTTCCTGATGAAACGATTGAACGACGACCGGAAAATCAGCCGGAAGGTGCTGGTTTCTACGGAGCTTGTGATGAGGCAGAGCAGTCTCTGA
- a CDS encoding MFS transporter: MVNKQSIFSLKAFLFFFNSTVTLIISFLPLYFRNNGLTAAEIGALLSIGPFAALLVQPLSGYLSDKFKTVKKVLIACLIGVILASTVLFQMESYVMIIMMVAIFYTFMGPIGALADSLSQRVAGIAGVPFGSIRMWGSVGFAVTSLIGGIVLEKIGIGNLMYPYLVLAAAALAAAFLVRDVTVSSTPVTLKDASRLLKKPELSIFLALIIFITVAHRTNDSFIGLYIESLGGKESLVGWAWFIGVATEAFVFATSGIWFRKYHELTFIMIAGVIYGLRFIAMSLITDPVFILYLQPLHGFTFGLFYTASFQYVTKILPKHLLGTGHLLLVATFFNVSGIISSLAGGIIFDMAGGDMLYRLIGISAVLGTISLFIYKQTMRPPAAETIVEQ, from the coding sequence ATGGTAAACAAACAATCCATATTCTCACTAAAAGCATTTCTATTCTTTTTCAACTCAACGGTAACGCTCATCATCAGCTTCCTGCCGCTCTATTTCCGCAACAACGGTCTAACCGCGGCGGAAATCGGCGCGCTGCTGTCGATCGGGCCGTTCGCGGCTTTGCTCGTCCAGCCGCTGTCCGGTTACTTGAGTGATAAATTCAAAACGGTGAAAAAAGTGCTGATCGCCTGCTTGATCGGCGTCATACTTGCGAGCACGGTGCTTTTCCAGATGGAATCCTATGTAATGATCATCATGATGGTCGCCATATTCTACACGTTCATGGGTCCAATCGGCGCGCTTGCCGACAGCCTGAGCCAGCGGGTCGCCGGCATTGCGGGTGTGCCGTTCGGTAGCATCCGCATGTGGGGGTCGGTCGGGTTTGCGGTCACTTCGCTTATTGGCGGGATTGTTCTTGAAAAAATCGGCATCGGCAACTTGATGTACCCTTACCTGGTCCTCGCTGCGGCGGCGCTTGCCGCTGCCTTTCTCGTCCGTGATGTGACGGTCTCGAGCACCCCCGTCACACTGAAAGATGCCTCAAGGCTGCTGAAAAAGCCGGAACTGTCCATTTTCCTGGCGCTCATCATTTTTATCACGGTTGCACACCGGACGAACGACTCGTTCATCGGCCTGTACATCGAAAGCCTCGGCGGCAAGGAATCATTGGTCGGCTGGGCATGGTTCATCGGGGTGGCGACGGAGGCGTTCGTGTTTGCGACGAGCGGCATATGGTTCCGCAAATATCACGAACTGACCTTCATCATGATTGCCGGTGTCATTTACGGTCTCCGTTTTATCGCCATGTCGCTCATCACCGACCCGGTTTTCATATTGTACCTGCAGCCGCTGCACGGTTTCACGTTCGGATTGTTTTATACGGCGTCATTCCAGTATGTGACGAAGATTCTGCCGAAGCACTTGCTCGGCACCGGGCACCTGCTGCTTGTCGCCACGTTTTTCAATGTTTCAGGCATCATTTCGTCACTTGCCGGCGGCATCATTTTCGACATGGCCGGAGGCGATATGCTGTATCGGCTGATCGGCATCAGTGCTGTGCTTGGGACAATCAGTTTATTCATTTACAAGCAGACCATGAGGCCGCCTGCAGCTGAAACAATCGTGGAGCAATAA
- a CDS encoding ABC transporter substrate-binding protein, which produces MKKYLHVLSYFLIATLILAGCGNESSGGESDGKEGNELTVWATNINVPVLEQAAELYKEEHPDFKLNVVEMNNTDIDKKLKIGLQAGGKGLPDVMLNVDDGLSGLFNNFPNAFVNLSEKGFDEHKENFPSYKMDSVSYEGDVYAVPFDAGPVGLFYRTDLFKEAGVNADQIKTWQDYIEAGKKIKEKTGVNMLSYDSNESTVYTILLSQQGKGYFTEDGEVTLGSKEAENASKLMQDLSQNDILLGANGWSAWVTSLADGQTATAMAGAWLIGTLQQQVPDSAGNWGVMALPAFGGEGSGAANQGGSSFTINAKSENIDLAYDFLEYFATSFDVQEIAMEGGLFPTYAPVYESELFSEEVEYFGGQKVWSFFADQMSKIPAVHYTENDVVAREEAIKAQAEVVNGADVEKSLQDAKNRVQTRLK; this is translated from the coding sequence ATGAAAAAGTATTTACATGTGCTTAGTTATTTTTTGATTGCGACTCTTATATTGGCAGGTTGCGGAAATGAATCTTCAGGAGGCGAATCTGATGGTAAGGAAGGCAACGAACTGACCGTATGGGCAACGAACATCAATGTTCCAGTTCTTGAACAAGCGGCTGAGTTATATAAAGAGGAACATCCTGATTTCAAACTGAATGTTGTCGAAATGAATAATACCGATATTGATAAAAAGCTGAAAATCGGATTGCAGGCCGGCGGGAAAGGGTTGCCGGATGTGATGCTGAACGTTGATGATGGATTGTCAGGACTGTTCAACAATTTCCCGAATGCGTTTGTGAATCTTTCAGAGAAAGGGTTCGATGAGCATAAGGAAAATTTCCCTTCTTACAAGATGGACAGCGTGTCCTATGAAGGTGATGTATATGCTGTGCCATTTGATGCAGGTCCGGTAGGTTTATTTTATCGAACAGATCTGTTCAAAGAAGCTGGCGTCAATGCAGACCAAATCAAGACCTGGCAGGATTACATTGAAGCCGGCAAAAAAATTAAAGAAAAAACCGGTGTCAATATGTTGAGCTATGACTCGAATGAATCAACGGTTTACACCATTTTATTGAGCCAGCAAGGCAAAGGGTATTTTACGGAAGACGGTGAAGTCACGTTAGGTTCAAAAGAAGCGGAGAATGCTTCAAAATTAATGCAGGATTTATCCCAAAATGACATTCTGCTCGGTGCTAACGGCTGGAGCGCGTGGGTTACGTCACTTGCTGACGGACAGACGGCAACAGCTATGGCCGGTGCATGGCTGATTGGTACACTTCAGCAGCAGGTTCCGGATTCAGCCGGCAACTGGGGTGTTATGGCACTTCCTGCTTTTGGAGGGGAAGGATCTGGAGCGGCCAACCAGGGCGGAAGCTCATTCACAATAAATGCAAAGAGTGAAAATATTGATCTGGCCTATGATTTCCTTGAATACTTTGCAACTTCATTTGACGTTCAGGAAATTGCGATGGAAGGCGGCTTGTTCCCTACGTATGCGCCAGTATATGAATCGGAACTGTTCAGTGAGGAGGTAGAATACTTCGGCGGCCAAAAAGTGTGGAGCTTCTTTGCTGATCAGATGTCTAAAATCCCGGCAGTCCATTACACGGAGAACGATGTAGTGGCACGTGAGGAAGCCATCAAAGCCCAGGCGGAAGTCGTCAATGGCGCTGATGTTGAAAAATCACTGCAAGATGCGAAAAACCGGGTGCAAACAAGGTTGAAATAA
- a CDS encoding immune inhibitor A domain-containing protein, with protein MKRKWISALSAGVLSLSLLVGAAGTPKTEAAAQDWNASRYGDTLDLSHQLRLKEQDGAYQKKVEEQIREAAEKADFDNHESSGSEEGDSNFTVNEGTKLFLGYDNGGYYFKEFTLRSIGENVEVWVANDLSFPEGDDRPAHVVTQEQVDKLRDVFDEKIYPIDTEFFGMPDFHDGTHSLLEAWEYVPKGYYGSEDGKNIMLVDNVRDENYYDPEYPFFIAGFYSSTYEAYFDRNIINIDTNNWEERLESTFFGTVAHEYQHLIHDDLDSDESNWINEGMSDLAELLVFDEHPMGHVNFFLDHPENSLVEWDEYYTAETGPETLADYGQAYLMILYLMEQYGPEFIQTLAADEENSTLSVEKVLAEYNADTTDFNEIFKRFSLAVAMDTPDLDGGIYNFDSIDLNVNWESAAATDKDGVPAWGADYLELKDAKKIENITFDGVDFLPTPWKIVDDPSGSGDQVYWGNEGNEKDNGLVLMADLTGVESPELTFENFIDIEENWDFGIVQVSTDGGETWKSLSNENTTDEIVPEGYPKIKENLPGFTGYYEDWQTETFDLSDYAGEKIMVAFRYMTDWGYNDTGWFIDDIAITGTDVTYDGSSMDGLNSLDEVTKTYVDYNVSFINEKSLGKGNNQQNYQVLNIDPFNVTEADSIRLKEFLSGGNNYMVIWYSSPEGKPGVVPYSYEIQTKSEANKKKGKK; from the coding sequence GTGAAAAGAAAATGGATATCAGCACTATCTGCGGGGGTATTGTCTCTATCTTTGCTGGTGGGGGCAGCAGGAACGCCGAAAACGGAAGCGGCCGCTCAGGATTGGAATGCATCCCGGTATGGTGATACCCTTGATCTGAGTCATCAACTTCGTTTAAAAGAGCAGGATGGAGCGTATCAGAAAAAAGTGGAGGAGCAAATTCGGGAGGCGGCTGAAAAAGCGGACTTCGATAACCATGAATCATCAGGAAGTGAAGAAGGGGATAGTAATTTTACGGTCAACGAAGGAACAAAACTTTTCCTTGGCTATGATAACGGAGGCTATTATTTTAAAGAGTTTACTCTTAGAAGTATAGGCGAAAATGTAGAAGTATGGGTTGCCAATGATCTTTCTTTTCCGGAAGGTGATGACCGGCCAGCCCATGTTGTAACTCAGGAACAAGTAGATAAATTACGCGATGTATTCGATGAGAAAATCTATCCGATTGACACAGAGTTCTTTGGAATGCCTGATTTCCATGACGGCACACATTCACTTCTTGAAGCATGGGAATATGTCCCGAAAGGTTATTACGGATCTGAAGACGGTAAGAATATTATGCTTGTTGATAATGTGAGAGATGAAAACTATTATGACCCGGAATACCCATTCTTTATCGCCGGGTTTTATTCATCTACTTATGAGGCATATTTTGATCGTAATATCATCAACATCGACACAAATAATTGGGAAGAACGGCTCGAATCCACTTTCTTCGGCACTGTTGCCCATGAATACCAGCATCTGATCCATGACGACCTTGACAGCGATGAATCCAACTGGATCAATGAAGGGATGTCCGATCTGGCGGAATTACTGGTCTTTGACGAGCACCCAATGGGCCATGTAAATTTCTTCCTTGATCATCCGGAAAACTCCCTTGTAGAATGGGATGAATACTATACAGCTGAAACCGGACCGGAAACGCTGGCTGATTATGGACAAGCATACTTGATGATCCTTTATTTGATGGAACAATATGGACCGGAGTTTATCCAAACACTTGCAGCAGATGAAGAAAACAGCACCTTAAGTGTTGAAAAAGTGCTTGCTGAGTACAATGCGGATACAACCGACTTTAATGAAATTTTCAAGCGATTCTCCCTGGCAGTAGCCATGGATACACCTGATCTTGATGGAGGCATCTATAACTTCGACTCCATTGATCTCAATGTGAATTGGGAGTCAGCTGCCGCCACAGATAAAGACGGAGTTCCGGCATGGGGTGCAGATTACCTTGAATTGAAAGACGCAAAGAAAATCGAGAATATCACTTTTGATGGCGTTGATTTCCTGCCTACGCCTTGGAAAATTGTTGATGACCCGTCAGGTAGCGGCGATCAGGTTTACTGGGGCAATGAAGGCAACGAGAAAGACAACGGCCTTGTCCTCATGGCTGATTTAACAGGAGTGGAATCTCCGGAACTGACATTCGAAAACTTCATTGACATTGAAGAGAATTGGGATTTTGGAATTGTCCAGGTATCCACTGACGGTGGAGAAACATGGAAAAGTTTAAGCAATGAAAATACCACAGATGAAATTGTTCCAGAAGGCTATCCAAAGATCAAAGAAAACCTTCCAGGCTTCACAGGATATTATGAAGACTGGCAAACAGAAACCTTTGATCTTTCCGACTATGCTGGCGAGAAAATTATGGTCGCCTTCCGCTACATGACGGACTGGGGTTATAATGACACAGGCTGGTTCATTGATGATATTGCGATCACTGGAACGGATGTTACGTATGATGGATCCAGCATGGACGGCCTTAACAGCCTGGATGAAGTAACGAAGACATATGTGGATTACAACGTTTCATTTATCAATGAAAAATCGCTCGGTAAAGGGAACAACCAGCAAAATTATCAGGTCCTTAACATCGATCCGTTTAATGTAACCGAAGCGGATTCAATTCGGTTGAAAGAATTCTTGAGCGGAGGAAATAACTACATGGTAATCTGGTATTCTTCTCCTGAAGGCAAGCCGGGTGTTGTACCATATAGCTATGAAATCCAAACGAAGAGTGAAGCGAATAAGAAAAAAGGGAAGAAGTAA
- a CDS encoding carbohydrate ABC transporter permease, which translates to MAEKIRKNKWLKKLVLYGSLLIFLFISIFPFYWMFVGSTNHTSKMFTNPPTLKMGDQFMTNLKNLNEAIGIDRVVFNSLFVSLVYVVLALLVSTFAAYALSKYKFRGRNTIFLIFMLSMMIPYQATIIPLFRMMTEFDLLNTYFALIAPQLSFPFAIFLMRQNFLAFPDSLIESARIDGAGEFKIFWTIVLPSMKPALAATSIYLFMMQWNNFMWPLVATTSQDMYTLPVALSSLIGISMIDYGQIMVGITIATIPIIIFFLLLQRHFISGMLGSAIKE; encoded by the coding sequence ATGGCAGAAAAGATTCGGAAAAATAAATGGCTGAAAAAGCTGGTGTTATATGGTTCATTGCTGATCTTTTTGTTCATTTCGATCTTCCCGTTTTATTGGATGTTCGTCGGTTCAACGAACCATACAAGTAAAATGTTCACCAATCCGCCGACACTCAAGATGGGCGACCAGTTTATGACCAATCTGAAAAACTTGAATGAAGCGATCGGAATTGACCGGGTCGTGTTCAACTCCCTGTTCGTTTCGCTCGTATATGTCGTCCTTGCCTTGCTTGTCAGTACGTTTGCCGCTTATGCGCTGTCGAAATACAAGTTCAGGGGCCGGAACACAATCTTTCTAATCTTTATGCTTTCGATGATGATTCCTTATCAGGCGACTATTATCCCGTTGTTCCGGATGATGACGGAGTTTGACTTGCTCAACACCTATTTTGCACTGATTGCACCGCAGCTGAGCTTTCCGTTTGCGATTTTCCTGATGAGGCAGAACTTCCTGGCTTTTCCCGATTCGCTGATCGAGTCTGCACGCATTGACGGGGCAGGGGAATTCAAGATTTTCTGGACGATTGTCCTTCCGTCTATGAAACCGGCACTGGCCGCCACATCAATCTATTTGTTCATGATGCAATGGAACAACTTCATGTGGCCGCTTGTCGCGACCACATCGCAGGATATGTACACCTTGCCGGTGGCCCTGTCCAGTTTGATCGGCATTTCCATGATCGACTACGGCCAGATCATGGTCGGCATCACAATTGCGACGATTCCGATCATCATTTTTTTCCTGCTGCTGCAAAGGCACTTCATTTCCGGCATGCTCGGCAGTGCAATCAAAGAATAA
- a CDS encoding AraC family transcriptional regulator, producing the protein MENAKIRYTFSSFEKTLPLFIESIGYNPQEEDFARPEGYPYFHWLQTVRGEGTFSYMGEKHILGPKQGILLTPFTPHSYTSNNSEWSTLYITFAGSAAESILDSLGINHNALYYESADLPFSTIILDMLRVMEQDPEYSNLELSEYLYSFIILLKKYQKQKSQKTSSNDKIRSIAKWLEEVYHENIGLKEIAEKANMSSQNLSALFRRTFGTSPYSFLIHLRLREAKKRLVEYPELPLREIAQSTGFNDLSHFVATFRKVEGITPKKYRNLFNEKS; encoded by the coding sequence ATGGAAAATGCCAAAATACGCTACACCTTTTCTTCTTTTGAAAAAACCCTGCCTTTGTTTATCGAAAGCATCGGTTATAATCCGCAAGAAGAAGACTTTGCCAGGCCGGAAGGATATCCGTATTTCCACTGGCTGCAAACAGTCCGCGGGGAGGGGACGTTTTCTTATATGGGGGAAAAACACATCTTGGGCCCTAAACAAGGAATCTTGCTGACACCCTTCACTCCGCATTCCTATACATCCAACAACTCTGAATGGTCAACCTTATATATCACTTTTGCCGGTTCCGCAGCGGAATCGATTCTGGACTCCCTCGGAATCAACCACAATGCGCTTTATTACGAATCGGCCGACCTGCCGTTTTCAACCATAATCCTGGATATGCTCAGGGTGATGGAACAGGATCCGGAATACTCTAATTTAGAGCTGTCTGAGTACCTTTATTCGTTTATCATCCTATTGAAAAAATACCAGAAACAGAAAAGCCAAAAGACATCAAGCAATGACAAAATCAGGTCCATCGCAAAATGGCTGGAAGAAGTGTATCACGAAAACATCGGGTTAAAGGAAATCGCCGAAAAAGCAAATATGAGCTCTCAAAACTTAAGCGCCCTTTTCAGGCGAACTTTCGGCACAAGCCCATACTCTTTCCTCATTCATTTGCGGCTGCGCGAAGCCAAGAAAAGACTTGTCGAATACCCGGAACTCCCATTACGGGAAATTGCACAATCAACAGGATTCAATGACCTGAGCCACTTTGTCGCCACCTTCCGGAAGGTCGAAGGGATCACACCGAAAAAGTATAGGAATTTATTTAACGAAAAGTCGTGA
- a CDS encoding carbohydrate ABC transporter permease — MSYNKYTPFLFLAPAVLLFLLFTAYPIISSLMLSFQKLEGGEYVFAGLSNYTRLLQDTVFFEALKNTFIFLLIQVPIMLFLALVLANALNSQLLKFRGLFRVGFFMPAVTSLVAYAILFSIMLQDTGLINQFLGMIGIGPVKWLSDPFWAKVSIIMSMTWRWTGYNMVIYLAAMQNIPDELYEAASLDGAGKFRQFISITIPQLKPVIVFTAIISTISTLQLFDEPYNLTRGGPADATLTLGLYIYRVGFSYFEFGYASAIAYVIVLIVAVLSILQLKLTGDE, encoded by the coding sequence ATGTCATACAACAAATACACTCCTTTTTTGTTTTTAGCTCCAGCAGTCCTATTATTCTTACTCTTCACTGCCTATCCCATCATCTCTTCTTTAATGCTTAGTTTCCAAAAGCTGGAGGGCGGCGAATACGTATTTGCCGGGCTGTCAAACTATACACGGTTACTGCAGGATACGGTGTTTTTTGAGGCATTGAAGAACACATTCATCTTCTTGTTGATCCAGGTTCCGATCATGCTGTTCCTTGCGCTGGTGTTGGCCAATGCCCTCAATAGCCAGCTGTTGAAATTCAGGGGGCTATTCCGGGTCGGTTTCTTCATGCCGGCGGTCACATCCCTAGTTGCCTATGCGATCTTGTTTTCCATCATGCTGCAGGATACCGGCCTGATCAATCAGTTCCTGGGGATGATCGGCATCGGCCCGGTCAAGTGGCTGTCCGATCCGTTCTGGGCGAAGGTATCGATCATCATGTCGATGACATGGAGATGGACAGGCTACAACATGGTCATTTATTTGGCCGCCATGCAAAATATCCCGGATGAACTGTATGAAGCGGCTTCACTTGACGGTGCCGGCAAGTTCAGGCAGTTCATCAGCATTACGATTCCACAGCTGAAGCCGGTCATCGTTTTCACGGCCATCATCTCGACGATTTCAACGCTGCAGCTGTTTGACGAACCATACAACCTGACAAGGGGCGGCCCTGCCGACGCGACATTGACGCTTGGCCTGTATATCTACAGGGTCGGCTTCAGCTACTTTGAATTCGGCTATGCCTCGGCTATCGCGTATGTGATTGTGCTCATTGTAGCCGTCCTATCAATCCTTCAATTAAAGCTAACAGGAGATGAGTAG